The following coding sequences are from one Rhipicephalus microplus isolate Deutch F79 chromosome 3, USDA_Rmic, whole genome shotgun sequence window:
- the CstF50 gene encoding cleavage stimulation factor subunit 1 Cst50 isoform X1, producing MVKAHPACPPSDRLLNIVSAGLRVEQESKGSKVSNLDQLYMGPGIDLEYETEAASLAPEPALYETCYVTSHKAQCRAGTFSRDGQLVATGSADASIKILDVDRMLAKSAMPPEVAAQESAQQNMETHPVIRTLYDHIEEVTCLEFHPREQILASGSRDYTVKFFDFSKPSVKRAFKTVHEAEMVRCLAFHPSGDFILVGTLHPTLRLYDVNTAQCFVSCIPSDQHKGAINAVRYNNTGKLYVSASKDGDLKLWDGVSNKCVCTFPQAHDGNEVCSVVFSRNGKYVLSSGKDSIVKLWELSMSRCLIAYTGAGATGKQSHRAQGIFNHTEDYVLFPDEKTTSLCSWDSRNAERQRLLSLGHNNTVRNLVHSPTGPAFLTCSDDFRARFWYRRVEAVD from the exons ATGGTGAAAGCGCACCCTGCGTGCCCTCCGTCGGACAGATTGCTGAACATTGTCAGTGCCGGCCTACGAGTCGAACAAG agTCAAAAGGCAGCAAGGTCTCGAACTTAGACCAGCTTTACATGGGACCTGGAATCGACTTGGAGTACGAAACCGAAG CCGCCTCCCTCGCACCTGAGCCTGCATTGTACGAGACCTGTTATGTCACATCCCACAAGGCACAGTGCAGAGCAGGAACATTCAGCCGAGATG GACAACTTGTTGCGACTGGCTCAGCTGATGCTTCTATTAAG ATCCTTGATGTGGACCGTATGCTCGCCAAAAGTGCCATGCCTCCCGAAGTGGCGGCGCAGGAGTCGGCACAGCAGAACATGGAGACGCACCCCGTCATTCGCACCCTCTACGACCACATTGAG GAGGTGACGTGCCTCGAGTTTCACCCGCGGGAGCAAATCCTGGCATCTGGCAGCAGGGACTATACTGTCAAGTTCTTTGACTTCTCAAAACCGTCTGTGAAGCGAGCATTCAAGACAGTTCAT GAGGCCGAAATGGTGCGATGCCTAGCGTTCCACCCATCTGGCGACTTCATATTGGTGGGAACCCTGCATCCCACCT TACGGCTCTACGATGTCAACACGGCCCAATGTTTCGTGTCATGCATTCCTTCGGATCAGCACAAGGGTGCCATAAATGCG GTTCGTTACAACAATACCGGCAAGCTGTACGTGTCTGCTTCCAAGGACGGCGACCTGAAGCTCTGGGATGGCGTGAGCAACAAGTGCGTCTGCACGTTTCCGCAGGCCCACGACGGCAACGAGGTCTGCTCCGTGGTCTTCTCTCGCAACGGGAAA TACGTCCTGTCAAGTGGCAAAGATTCCATCGTGAAGCTCTGGGAGCTGTCCATGTCCCGGTGTCTCATTGCCTACACGGGAGCAGGAGCAACTGGGAAGCAGTCTCACAGGGCTCAGGGAATCTTTAATCACACAGAGGACTATG TTCTCTTCCCCGACGAGAAGACCACCAGTCTGTGCAGCTGGGACTCGAGAAACGCTGAACGGCAGCGTTTGCTTTCCTTGG GCCACAACAACACAGTTCGTAATTTGGTCCATTCTCCAACGGGCCCGGCCTTTCTGACGTGCAGCGACGATTTCAGGGCTCGTTTCTGGTATCGTCGTGTAGAGGCCGTGGACTGA
- the CstF50 gene encoding cleavage stimulation factor subunit 1 Cst50 isoform X2 yields the protein MLNNSASIKDRETLYRLIISQLFYDGHQTLAVSLSNMVKAHPACPPSDRLLNIVSAGLRVEQESKGSKVSNLDQLYMGPGIDLEYETEAASLAPEPALYETCYVTSHKAQCRAGTFSRDGQLVATGSADASIKILDVDRMLAKSAMPPEVAAQESAQQNMETHPVIRTLYDHIEEVTCLEFHPREQILASGSRDYTVKFFDFSKPSVKRAFKTVHEAEMVRCLAFHPSGDFILVGTLHPTLRLYDVNTAQCFVSCIPSDQHKGAINAVRYNNTGKLYVSASKDGDLKLWDGVSNKCVCTFPQAHDGNEVCSVVFSRNGKYVLSSGKDSIVKLWELSMSRCLIAYTGAGATGKQSHRAQGIFNHTEDYVLFPDEKTTSLCSWDSRNAERQRLLSLGHNNTVRNLVHSPTGPAFLTCSDDFRARFWYRRVEAVD from the exons ATGCTGAATAACTCAGCCAGCATCAAGGACCGGGAGACGCTCTACAGACTCATCATTAG CCAACTGTTCTACGACGGGCATCAGACGCTCGCAGTCAGCCTGTCCAACATGGTGAAAGCGCACCCTGCGTGCCCTCCGTCGGACAGATTGCTGAACATTGTCAGTGCCGGCCTACGAGTCGAACAAG agTCAAAAGGCAGCAAGGTCTCGAACTTAGACCAGCTTTACATGGGACCTGGAATCGACTTGGAGTACGAAACCGAAG CCGCCTCCCTCGCACCTGAGCCTGCATTGTACGAGACCTGTTATGTCACATCCCACAAGGCACAGTGCAGAGCAGGAACATTCAGCCGAGATG GACAACTTGTTGCGACTGGCTCAGCTGATGCTTCTATTAAG ATCCTTGATGTGGACCGTATGCTCGCCAAAAGTGCCATGCCTCCCGAAGTGGCGGCGCAGGAGTCGGCACAGCAGAACATGGAGACGCACCCCGTCATTCGCACCCTCTACGACCACATTGAG GAGGTGACGTGCCTCGAGTTTCACCCGCGGGAGCAAATCCTGGCATCTGGCAGCAGGGACTATACTGTCAAGTTCTTTGACTTCTCAAAACCGTCTGTGAAGCGAGCATTCAAGACAGTTCAT GAGGCCGAAATGGTGCGATGCCTAGCGTTCCACCCATCTGGCGACTTCATATTGGTGGGAACCCTGCATCCCACCT TACGGCTCTACGATGTCAACACGGCCCAATGTTTCGTGTCATGCATTCCTTCGGATCAGCACAAGGGTGCCATAAATGCG GTTCGTTACAACAATACCGGCAAGCTGTACGTGTCTGCTTCCAAGGACGGCGACCTGAAGCTCTGGGATGGCGTGAGCAACAAGTGCGTCTGCACGTTTCCGCAGGCCCACGACGGCAACGAGGTCTGCTCCGTGGTCTTCTCTCGCAACGGGAAA TACGTCCTGTCAAGTGGCAAAGATTCCATCGTGAAGCTCTGGGAGCTGTCCATGTCCCGGTGTCTCATTGCCTACACGGGAGCAGGAGCAACTGGGAAGCAGTCTCACAGGGCTCAGGGAATCTTTAATCACACAGAGGACTATG TTCTCTTCCCCGACGAGAAGACCACCAGTCTGTGCAGCTGGGACTCGAGAAACGCTGAACGGCAGCGTTTGCTTTCCTTGG GCCACAACAACACAGTTCGTAATTTGGTCCATTCTCCAACGGGCCCGGCCTTTCTGACGTGCAGCGACGATTTCAGGGCTCGTTTCTGGTATCGTCGTGTAGAGGCCGTGGACTGA